A genome region from Glutamicibacter arilaitensis Re117 includes the following:
- a CDS encoding O-acetylhomoserine aminocarboxypropyltransferase/cysteine synthase family protein, with protein MSQETDAVHAGYRPSGDFRPMLPPLHNSAAYQFASHAEAIEKFALRQAGFTYSRTGNPTVSILEQRVAALEGGAHAVATATGQAAVALSLLALTQGPKHIVASSSLYGGTVDLFTDTFADFGIRVSFVDQADPSAWAAAIESDTRAFFLESVSNPLCTVADIPAIAAIAHERNIPVVVDNTLATPLNVRPLELGADIVVHSATKGLAGHGSVLGGVVVDSGTFDFSDSSRWPQIAAPRVRLNGTSLLERHGPAAYAMLVRSKFLHDLGPTLAPASAQGILAGIETLPVRAAHVQRSVTRLIDALAEYPGIAAIHHPSLPEHPSHELARALAPKGTGCVLAIELAHPSLVSPVIDGLKLISLAANVGDTRTMVSHPATMTHCRLSEQQLADAGLNTSTLRLSVGLEDPADLLADITQSLDLALAATQATAGTKEVSFA; from the coding sequence ATGAGCCAGGAAACCGACGCGGTGCACGCAGGGTACCGCCCGAGCGGAGACTTCCGCCCGATGCTGCCGCCACTGCACAATTCCGCGGCCTACCAATTCGCATCGCATGCCGAAGCGATCGAGAAGTTCGCCCTGCGCCAGGCCGGCTTCACCTACTCGCGCACCGGCAACCCCACCGTCTCGATTCTCGAACAGCGCGTGGCCGCCCTGGAAGGCGGGGCCCACGCGGTGGCCACCGCCACCGGGCAGGCCGCCGTGGCCCTGTCCCTGCTTGCCCTGACCCAGGGACCCAAGCACATCGTGGCCTCCTCCTCGCTCTACGGCGGCACCGTGGACCTGTTCACCGACACCTTCGCGGACTTCGGGATCCGCGTCAGCTTTGTCGACCAGGCCGATCCGTCCGCTTGGGCCGCTGCCATTGAGTCGGACACCCGGGCGTTCTTCCTGGAGTCGGTCTCCAACCCGCTGTGCACCGTGGCCGACATCCCGGCCATTGCGGCGATCGCGCACGAGCGCAACATCCCGGTGGTTGTCGATAACACCCTGGCCACGCCGCTGAATGTGCGCCCGCTGGAACTCGGTGCGGATATCGTGGTGCACTCGGCCACCAAGGGATTGGCCGGGCACGGCTCGGTGCTCGGCGGGGTAGTGGTGGATTCGGGAACTTTCGACTTCTCCGATTCCTCCCGCTGGCCGCAGATCGCCGCCCCGCGGGTGCGGCTGAATGGCACGTCGCTGCTTGAGCGCCACGGACCGGCCGCCTACGCGATGCTGGTGCGCTCCAAGTTCCTGCACGACCTGGGCCCGACCCTGGCCCCGGCCAGCGCCCAGGGCATCCTGGCAGGCATCGAGACCCTGCCGGTGCGCGCCGCCCACGTGCAGCGCAGCGTCACCAGGCTGATCGACGCGCTTGCCGAGTATCCGGGCATTGCCGCCATCCACCACCCGTCGTTGCCCGAGCACCCCAGCCACGAGCTGGCCCGGGCGCTGGCGCCGAAGGGCACCGGCTGCGTGCTGGCCATCGAGCTGGCCCACCCATCCCTGGTTTCCCCGGTGATCGACGGGCTCAAGCTGATTTCCCTGGCCGCGAATGTGGGGGACACCCGCACCATGGTCTCCCACCCGGCGACCATGACGCACTGCCGGCTCTCGGAGCAGCAGCTGGCCGACGCCGGCCTGAACACCTCCACCCTGCGCCTGTCGGTGGGATTGGAAGACCCCGCCGACCTGCTCGCAGATATCACCCAATCGCTGGATCTTGCATTGGCCGCAACCCAGGCCACCGCCGGCACCAAGGAAGTGAGTTTCGCATGA